DNA sequence from the Juglans microcarpa x Juglans regia isolate MS1-56 chromosome 5S, Jm3101_v1.0, whole genome shotgun sequence genome:
tacCCACTTCGTTTAAAGTTAATTTTGTGGCTCTAAATCTATGATAAATGTACTCCAAGATCCTTCTAGGGTAATATTATAAGGCTGAGGATATAAATGTACTCCAAGAAGTTCTAGATCGATCAATTATATTCTTAGTTTATTTATGGGTTTATTTATGAACATAACTTATATTACGGATGTAACTGTAAATTATTCCCTCACACAGCTGAAATGATGGGCTTCGACGACTATATTCCGCCCTTTGCAACTGCTAATGGCACAGAGATACTCAAAGGTGTGAATTATGCATCCGGCGGGGCAGGAATTCTCAATGAAACTGGGCAGACCTTGGTAGTTACTCAATTATATTTTTGTCTTGCACTGTTATTTCGTTACATTCCGTTCTTTATATCCCCTCTCTGCCCGTCCTCTACGTTGACTTACAAGTAGAATGACTCGGACGAATGTGACAAAAATTTCTCAACCAGGGTGCTCGCATCTGCATGGACGAGCAGTTGAATAATCACCAAGTTACAGTCTCAAGCATTGTCAGCATGCTAGGAAGCAGTCAGTCAGCATCCGAGTACCTAAACAAGTGTTTCTATTCAGTTGGAATGGGAGGTAATGATTACCTTAACAACTATTTCCAGCCCGACTATTACCCGTCAAGCCTCCTGTATACTCCAGAGCAATTTGCTGAAGTTCTCATTGAACAATTTTCTCAGCAGATAGAGGTCAGTAGTGCTGCTGCAAaatctttctttatttcattctttcctTTTGAATTACTTCCCTTTTTGTGATTATCCCTGATCATCCGATTCTCTCGCTCCCCCATTAATTATGTTCTAGACTTTGTACAATTATGGAGCGAGGAAGATTGCATTGTTTGGAGTAGGAATGCTAGGATGCACTCCGAATGCAATTTCTGTATACGGTACAAATGGCTCGACATGTGTAGAGTTTCTGAACTACGAGTCCAGCTTCTTCAACGTTGAGCTTAAATCTCTTGTCGATGATCTGAATACCGAGAAGCCTGATGCAACTTTTGTATACGTGGATGTGGTGAAGTTAGCCGAGGATGTTATGGCTGCGGGTAGATTTCCTTGGACTTTCTTGCTCTGTCAAAATGGCTTAATTTCTACTGATCTTAGTAatgttctatatataattttgatgtttttgcATTTCAGCTTTCAATGTTACAACTGTTGGGTGCTGTGAAGTAGAGGAATTAACTGGACTGTGCATTCCTAACCAAACTCCATGCCAGAATAGGTCGGAATATGCGTTCTGGGACTCTTTCCATCCTACTGAAGCAGCTAACCTAATTTCTGCAATAGGAGCATACAGTGTTATCTTCCCATCTGAGTTTTACCCAAGAGATCAAAGTCTTGTGGCTGAGCTTTAATCACGGGTCTGTATGATTGGTCTAAATCTTTTGTGttggtaatattttattttagactttttctttattttatgacCACAACAATACATAGGCGCTAGAACCAAGGTCGTGTCTAGTAATTGTCCTTGAATCTGAGCACTATctatggaaataaataaataaatcattgttCTTGAGATTGTTGTGGTTACTTTGGGTGTTTTGCAAATATTCCTACTTTTTCGAATTGCTGCACATTAGTCTGGAAAATCGCAGATAGTTTGCAAattactcattttatatatatagtaactctGACTTCGATTAAATGGATTCGAGAAATGATACTTGAATTCCAGTGTCAGCGCAcaaatatcgtataattatttttaaaaaaataaataaatataaaatttatataaaaataaattaattttttaataataaatttcactctttttaaatatatatatatatatatatatatatatatttagcatCACTTATTTGGACAATAACTATCTCATGCACTTTATCCTATTGTTTGAAATTCTGTGGTTGTGCAATTTTCATATTACTTATTATCCAATAAGATATTGTGGCCTCATTGCACATTATGTCAAGGTTGGTCAGATCTTGTTCATATCTAGGTATCACCAAACAGAAATATTATGTGtaatcacttttatatatatttttatgtattttactaatgtgatttattttttcttttttatatacaCGTGGCATAtgtctattaatataattgatgaaaatcttaaaaaatgtgcttattaaaaaattggttATTTTTCTAATTGACCCAAATGAATTTCTAAACCTATTATTAAAAGGGACCTACACTCCCAGGCACACATTCTCCACAACCTTCCAAGTGGGGGTTGAAACGGAGTTCCTTTGAATTCCAATTTCCAAATGAAAGGCACCTCcaactttgtttattttcacaatttttttcaactcatctcaaataattattataaattttttaaattttcacacaaaataaaataaacaattcaattttttcaaatctcaaaataaaaataatattaaaaaaatatattctaataatattttattcaacttttaacttgaatctcatcttatatgcaaaaacaaacaatgccaaaacacaaaacacaatttCCCGCTAAAAATTTACCCCTAAAACCCAAAAAGCCATCTCAAATATCTCCTTTAGAAATTCACATTAGACAAACTACGTACTTCTAACAAGTGGTTTGGGTTCGGATGGGTTCTCTATAGCATTCTAATTCCATGATTGTTGGGAGGATATCATGAACGTTTTTAGCTCTTTtgggaagtttgaaaaaaacctTAATAAGACTTTTATTGCTCTTTGTAACAGCAGGCTCCTCATGGTTAAAAACGaagtcatttttaaaaaaatatttggggaACTGGTATGCTAATTATAAAATTGAGATTAAGGGAGTTAGAATCTATGTAGGAGAGGTGAGAATTCCTTCCTGTGATCATGTGAATTCCACCATCAACTGCCTTTGGATCAGCACACCAATATCTCTGGCCGATTTCAGACTATATAATTGGTTGATCTGGACCTGAAAATGGTCTACATCGTTCCTAGTCCAACTCACTGGTCCATTGCTAAGCCACTCGAATGGAAGGCAGTGAACTGATCGGGTGTATCTTATATGGATGATTTTAAATCAGAGaatagaaagaaataataataataataataataataataataataataataataatacaacaacaaaaatataatgGAATCGAatgctttataataaaattattttattctcctGTTTTTGTATTTTGGCTTTCTATCGAGGATGATATATAtaccttcaatttttttcccaaactCTTTTTACACGCTactctattttaaaatgagtaaatatagatagaaactACTATTGGAAGCAACCATTTTACACACATGATGTAGCATCagctagaccacacatctctcaagtctaaaataaaaaagtagagaactaaAAAACAGTCATGTAGTGAGTACAAAGTGTACACTGCTACAGTGGTTTCTctttagcattactcttttaaaattagtacaattatataaatattagatcAAATATAAAGTGACAATAACATTGATgggttataaaatagttatatggGTTCGTTATTATTGTGAAGGAAAATGCTAAGGATCCCGTTGGGAGCTCCCGctcctttattttttagtttttttttttacttagtgattaagaaagtgttgtttaataatattgtaaatttttttcttttttaaaaaatgtttaaaagtgtaaaaaaaatgatgtgaagaaAAAACTTAATATGGACTAGCAGTGGGTGTAGACCCACCCTATTGTGAAAGAAAACTTGAGAATGATTAAatcccaaaaaaggaaaaaaaaaaaaaaaacgattggAATCATTAAGGCTGTGTAATATATAGCATCTCCCAACGTTTGGAAATTAGAACAAGAAGGTTACACTTCTCATTTGCTTTTacagttgagataaaaattaaaaattaagtaatgctacatacagtcgtagaatGTGCAAACGTCGtgcagtcgttttaaaaaagaatggggtccactattaaaaaattaatttcttttcatgtggtcccatatttattcacttttttcaaagcgactgcacgacgcttgcacgctcacgactgcaaatattatttctcttaaaaattaaataaaatattgttagaatatatttttttaatattattattattgtaggatttgaaaaagttgaattgtttatttgattttgtgtgagaatttgaaaaagttgtaatgattagtagagataatatgagatgagatgtgttgtgaaaacaaatgaggtaaTTCTTTAGTGTAGGAACAAGATCATGAGAAAAGGATCGCCCATATCCTTGATCCacgtaaaaaaaaactaaaccaaTTTTGTCATGCCAAGGTACATGAACAGACTTGTAATGTTGAATATCCTCATAGGCACTCCCAACCGAAAATATATCATCACATGGTAGGGATGACATACAATCTATTGATCGATGAGCCATCAATAATCATATCGACCTTGGTATTCACACACCTAACACAAATCCCGCAATTAATTAACACCTTCTCGATTGAGTCATGCAACAAGCTGTCGATACGACTGGTAGATTTGATGAAAATTCCACAAATTCCGGATGGTGTGATCTCTGTGAATGTTTCTATAGCTAATACAAACTACAAGCACGGTGAAGAATTTGATGAAAATACGACTGGTAGATTTGGTAAAAGTAATGCCGGTAAGGTGTTTGGTAGAATGTGACATTTCGGTTAAGGTGTGAGACCAAACATTGTAAAGCAAATTTATGTAACCATGCAAGAGTTCATCATATTCATGTTAAGACAAAACCAAACTAgcgataaaaaaatatgttgttggTACGTACGTCGACATAGAGTAGTTGATCTTGGTGAATGCGTAAACGTTGAGAAAAGATATCCAATATCTCTAATGGCAAACTTAGGAGTATTAATATGACTGTCTACAATACCACTACTTTGCAACATCGCAACCTCGATCAGTTTGTTGTCACATTCACATATTGGATACACTTCCATGGAAAACTAAAGCAGCAGCAGTACTTATAACCATGGTCCCTCGAGCTAGCATATAATTAACTGCTTAGAAATAGTAAGAAAATATGTGTCAAGATGAATATTTCAGATGATTTCATGTGAAAAAGTACTATATATGGACCAAATATAAAGTAAccttttttgtaagtaattaaATCTCTGTATAAGTATCTAATTTCAACTATGTGAACGGGCAAATAGTTTGAGCAAAAGTGCCATgaatgaaacatgatgcatCTCATACGCATGCAAAACGTACGATATAAATGGTTATTgacaaagatgaagaagaaaatgttaGTGAATAATAAGATCCTTACACTAATTGAAGCACCATATGGTCTTGGCCGCGTGGGAACTGTACTTGATTGGGCTGCAATGCATCTACCTGGAAATAGTCTCGAGAATCAAATGGCTGAGAGTGCAAGAGCTCGTAGTTTCCCACTCCTGCAGGCATCCCATTCAAGTTTTGCTGGCTTCTCTCATTGTCGGCTATCTATTCCATCCACACAAAATCCCGATACACACCACCAATGGTATTACAATTGTGCATGctctgtgtgtatatatgtgtgtagaATGAGAagtcttgagagagagagagagagagagagacctttgCACGGAGAAGCTGGTTATTATTATGCAAGTCAATTTCCTGCAAATTAAATATAGGCAATTTAAGAATATTAAAGTTTGAGTATGACAACAACATTCAGCAGCTAACAAAAGTTTTACTAGTTTTTTGGTATGAACAAAGTGAATAACTTGATCTTTGacaaattatatcatttattgaaaaatcaaaatattttaaaaaaatcaaaataggtaatatgtaaaaagaaaaaaaaaaaatacacttggCCACAATAAAACGATGATTCTAAAAggcattaattaatattgttactCATGATGCTATCTTTTAACATAAACATACAATCCCTCTAAGAGTAACGCTACAGCCATTGCTCGGAGCTCCCGTTAgtgtattttatgtgtttttttttttatcttttttttacatacattttttaacacttatatttttaaaaaataaaaaaaaatcacaatatcattataaaattcttccttaatcatgaagtaaaaaaaaaatccctacgGGAGCTCCCAGCGGAAAGACTAGTATTGTTCATTGATCCCTCTAAATAGTTAACCACTTTACCCtcattgtggaaggaaaatCCATCGTTCATGCTCTTTTCTCAACCCTCATTAATTTGCAATTGACAACCGTTATTGGATCGAGAAATGTAGCCTCTGGTAAAAACGATCGAATTAGGGCATCTTTCGTTGTCAGATTGATCACACTTGCATGTATAGTACGTACTCTAGcatcaaaattttgagaaatataaATAGTCTAAGGAAAAAGATTATAATTTGATCATAATTTTGGCTTCAAGATAGATAATGCATTTTGTGATCATCAGGATAATTAAATATCTCGGAAAAGTAACTGGGGCTCTCCCGTTGTTAAGTGTTTTTCTTCATGATGTGCATTTAATTACCCCTTAACCTCATCCGTGGTACTGTACTTGTGTAGTGGCATTAATATCTCTATATTATATTGTGGCACTCCCGACCCCATGTAAGAAAATACGAGAATcgagacgtcaggatgatgacaacaaggTCATATATCTCAACGaaagtgtcaagtgtgtgtacatgcaacagtgtacaataaacaatgcagcggataaatataaataagtcaactaagtaccagaatttttaatacaaactaatataagtaaaatgatttaaaagagttatacagtcattccaaataaaatataatacaagtctcaaaccaaatgCGAGTGATCTcaatcactcctcaggcggagtcgaatcctcaggctcaccatcatcctcctctgcatcaaaatctacattaccatagaacggtaccgcatgtaagtataaactaaacaaccatgagataaaaacatattgtgcaactaacatgcatgtatatgatgaaatatgtgtcagatccaaaaatatcattttcccccaaaatagatatttttcaacacacgtcaaaatctcattttggcccaaaaataataatccgtcattttctcagaaaatgacccaaatcaataaaacatcatttttccagaaaatgaatcacataaaaattcttttattcaacacacgctattttttcagaaaatagcccattaatccattaaccatatgcaccatgatctcccctagggatcatccgcacgtatTGGCTTCGTAACGATGCCCATTCTGCGcctagcgcgttcgtggccaagcatcctctacgcaatgagcgatgcccagtttcgcgcccagcgcgttcgtggccaagcatcctctagcccccgccagcagaagggccacggagtcggcacgagaccatctcgtctgatcccgttgtcgcccggcgacaacccaggagatgtcactcagtatattccgctcccgagtgaccagaggagctccaccgagataatgccccatctcggcttgggttcgtgatacacacgcacccaaaaatccttcaacacatgaaaacccagttttcaataaacacatgaacatgaatgcaattacacgaaaacccagtttcatttacaaacataatcatgcgtgcaatatgccatgtacatgaacaacaccaaaaccaacaaccaacaactctcaatgcaaaccaaacaccaacaactctgtccacaatccatccgaccccctaactcctcggactcagtctagcatgtccaaccagatcacaataatttgagttagtgcaaaaatatatctaaatcaCGAtcgttttttggaaaaatacttacagcgctatataataattttcgaaggatcacagaggtgtaagaagtggcggctcagcaatgTAACAGTGCAATATatactgtggtcgtgggtctcaaaaatctacttttgaacggagacaaaccaagacccgaaattgatagggtagagcttagggatgtcggtgaagctagtggtggtggtggtttaccgTGGGTGGCGGGGTAGGAGGCgattttaggccaaaaatgcccaaaacggaaatgaggatggtggagcttcaccggtggcggatcggagctggggataGGTGGgctaggttgctaggaggtcgaggaagaagtggtgaagaaatggtggccggaggtggcgcgacggcggcgcgcgagctcAAGAGGTGCCGCAGCTTTGAGGAGTTCGTGGAGGCAAACGGCAGCGCGAAAGTGGCTAAGAATGAAGGGGTGGTCGCCGAAGGGAGGGAAAGAaggtgggctgggcggtgaggtgcaTGGCTACGCGCGGcggtggctgggtggaggagaagaaaatcgCACGGGAGAGAGGGGAAGCGagggaagagaagagagagaggggaaagaaaaagaaaaaggagaggaaaaaaaaaggaaaaaaaaaaaaggaaaaatggagggaaagaaatgaggtccaatcctaacatcttgggtcacaaaaattatccaacgaaaaatatttcaaaacaacatctcaattaaaataatttaaacgtaatgataaaatgaaaataaaataattaaattcaacaatcaattaatttaaaatgaagaacaatttaaatacataacaacaatattaagaaaatatatcaaatttaatttttacaattaaagatcataaaataaaccatttaaaaatctaacaattttaaaacaagaaaataaatttttaaattaataagaataattattcaataaaaatatattaaaatacgaGATGTTACATATATCATGTTAGCTTGCTAAAAAATATTGGTTCTAGAGCTGGCCCTCATCTAGTACTACTGCTAGCTAGAAGcactttctttctgtttttataTAT
Encoded proteins:
- the LOC121267660 gene encoding GDSL esterase/lipase At1g29670-like is translated as KKGWSCFFLLVVSSIQLLQVHGEPQVPCYFIFGDSLADDGNNNLLPTLAKANYEPYGVDFPEGPTGRFCNGRTIVDILAEMMGFDDYIPPFATANGTEILKGVNYASGGAGILNETGQTLGARICMDEQLNNHQVTVSSIVSMLGSSQSASEYLNKCFYSVGMGGNDYLNNYFQPDYYPSSLLYTPEQFAEVLIEQFSQQIETLYNYGARKIALFGVGMLGCTPNAISVYGTNGSTCVEFLNYESSFFNVELKSLVDDLNTEKPDATFVYVDVVKLAEDVMAAAFNVTTVGCCEVEELTGLCIPNQTPCQNRSEYAFWDSFHPTEAANLISAIGAYSVIFPSEFYPRDQSLVAEL
- the LOC121267661 gene encoding floral homeotic protein AGAMOUS-like — encoded protein: MNVKDLKSLEGKLEKAISTIRSKKNELLFAKIEYMQKREIDLHNNNQLLRAKIADNERSQQNLNGMPAGVGNYELLHSQPFDSRDYFQVDALQPNQVQFPRGQDHMVLQLV